Proteins encoded in a region of the Burkholderia ubonensis subsp. mesacidophila genome:
- a CDS encoding Crp/Fnr family transcriptional regulator, protein MPESLDPEPFDRYLPELDAHPWFAALPQALRAALLARAALRRLPAGQALFRRGDPPCGLYAVLSGSLTIGAVDPQGKEALLTVAEPVTWFGEIALFDGRPRTHDAIALDDTLLLHVPQAALLAILDATPQYWRQFALLMAQKLRLSFLTVESMSVMPAAQRLAARLLMIADGYGGISAGRTRIRLSQEKLAAMLSLTRQTTNQLLKSLETDGVVRLHVGEIELVDVDALRRASGLPG, encoded by the coding sequence ATGCCCGAGTCCCTCGACCCAGAGCCTTTCGACCGATACCTGCCGGAACTCGACGCGCACCCGTGGTTCGCCGCGCTGCCGCAGGCGTTGCGCGCGGCGTTGCTCGCGCGCGCCGCGCTGCGCCGCCTGCCGGCCGGCCAGGCGCTGTTCCGCCGCGGCGACCCGCCGTGCGGGCTGTACGCGGTGCTGAGCGGTTCCCTCACGATAGGCGCGGTCGATCCGCAGGGCAAGGAGGCGCTGCTGACGGTCGCCGAGCCGGTCACGTGGTTCGGCGAGATCGCGCTGTTCGACGGCCGGCCGCGCACGCACGACGCGATCGCGCTCGACGACACGCTGCTGCTGCACGTGCCGCAGGCCGCGCTGCTCGCGATCCTCGACGCGACGCCGCAATACTGGCGGCAATTCGCGCTGCTGATGGCGCAGAAGCTGCGGCTCAGCTTCCTGACCGTCGAGTCGATGAGCGTGATGCCGGCCGCGCAGCGGCTCGCCGCGCGCCTGCTGATGATCGCCGACGGCTACGGCGGAATCAGCGCCGGACGCACGCGCATCCGGCTGTCGCAGGAAAAGCTCGCGGCGATGCTGTCGCTGACGCGGCAGACCACGAATCAGTTGCTGAAATCGCTGGAGACGGACGGCGTGGTGCGGCTGCACGTCGGCGAGATCGAACTCGTCGACGTCGACGCGCTGCGTCGCGCGAGCGGGCTGCCGGGCTGA
- a CDS encoding Mpo1 family 2-hydroxy fatty acid dioxygenase: protein MKTLEDHLSQYAAYHRDARNIATHLVGIPMIVFAVEVLLSRPALGAPAGVALSPALLLTIAFVVFYLRVDLRFGVVMTALFALGLWAGQTLAALPTAQWLGIGIGAFVVGWIVQFVGHWFEGRKPAFVDDLVGLMVGPLFVVAEIAFFAGLRGDVRRAVEERAGPVHGGAHDAHV from the coding sequence ATGAAGACGCTCGAAGACCATCTCTCCCAGTACGCGGCCTATCACCGCGACGCACGCAACATCGCGACGCACCTGGTCGGCATCCCGATGATCGTGTTCGCGGTCGAGGTGCTGCTGTCGCGGCCCGCGCTCGGCGCGCCGGCGGGCGTCGCGCTGTCGCCGGCGCTGCTGCTCACGATCGCGTTCGTCGTGTTCTACCTGCGCGTCGACCTGCGCTTCGGCGTCGTGATGACGGCGCTGTTTGCCCTCGGCCTGTGGGCCGGGCAGACGCTCGCCGCGCTGCCGACCGCGCAATGGCTCGGCATCGGGATCGGCGCGTTCGTCGTCGGCTGGATCGTGCAGTTTGTCGGGCACTGGTTCGAAGGGCGTAAGCCCGCGTTCGTCGACGATCTCGTCGGGCTGATGGTCGGGCCGCTGTTCGTCGTTGCCGAGATCGCGTTCTTCGCGGGGCTGCGCGGCGACGTGCGGCGTGCGGTCGAGGAGCGGGCCGGGCCCGTGCACGGCGGCGCGCACGACGCGCATGTCTGA
- a CDS encoding MFS transporter, whose amino-acid sequence MNLPTMDASPALDAATAKARARLLPFLVLMYVLAFVDRANVGFAKNVLQADTGLSDAAFAFGAGIFFVGYALFEVPSNLLMHRFGARVWMSRIMLTWGIVSACTAFVHDAASFYLLRVLLGIAEAGFFPGIILFLSNWFPARIRAQAMGLFYFGLPLALVLGSPVSGWLLDLPMPFGLHPWQGMFAVEGLAASVVGVIAFFYLTDRPADARWLSADERAALAATLGDEDAHKRAHGPASVAAALRDPRVLFFSAIYFAVQVSVYGVVFYLPTRIAGLTGGHVGTAVGLLTAIPWCAAIAGTFVVTRRADRSGRHRAWAAAMLALAAAGIAASALGASLPVVLVAFCVAATGFVAVQPLFWTLPTGYLGGAAAAGGIAFINSVGNLGGFVAPNLKSVAERVAGHPQAGMLTLALFGFVGAALLMRARGAGTRGDASRGDGVAWRGEPGRS is encoded by the coding sequence ATGAACCTGCCAACCATGGACGCATCGCCGGCACTGGATGCCGCCACCGCCAAGGCCCGCGCACGCCTGCTGCCGTTCCTCGTGCTGATGTACGTGCTCGCGTTCGTCGATCGCGCGAACGTCGGGTTCGCGAAGAACGTGCTGCAGGCCGACACCGGCCTGAGCGATGCGGCGTTCGCGTTCGGCGCCGGCATCTTCTTCGTCGGCTACGCATTGTTCGAAGTCCCGAGCAACCTGCTGATGCATCGCTTCGGCGCGCGCGTGTGGATGAGCCGCATCATGCTCACCTGGGGCATCGTGTCCGCGTGCACGGCGTTCGTGCACGACGCGGCGAGCTTCTACCTGCTGCGCGTGCTGCTCGGCATCGCGGAAGCGGGCTTCTTTCCCGGCATCATCCTGTTCCTGTCGAACTGGTTCCCCGCGCGAATCCGCGCGCAGGCGATGGGCCTGTTCTACTTCGGGCTGCCGCTCGCGCTCGTGCTCGGCAGCCCGGTGTCCGGCTGGCTGCTCGACCTGCCGATGCCGTTCGGCCTGCATCCGTGGCAGGGGATGTTCGCGGTCGAGGGGCTCGCGGCATCCGTGGTCGGCGTGATCGCGTTCTTCTACCTGACCGACCGGCCCGCCGACGCGCGCTGGCTGTCGGCCGACGAGCGCGCGGCGCTCGCGGCGACGCTCGGCGACGAGGACGCGCACAAGCGCGCGCACGGCCCGGCATCGGTGGCGGCGGCATTGCGCGATCCGCGCGTGCTGTTCTTCAGCGCGATCTATTTCGCGGTCCAGGTCAGCGTGTACGGCGTCGTGTTCTACCTGCCGACGCGCATCGCCGGGCTGACGGGCGGCCACGTCGGCACGGCGGTGGGCCTCCTGACCGCGATCCCGTGGTGCGCGGCGATCGCCGGCACATTCGTCGTCACGCGGCGCGCGGACCGCTCGGGCCGGCACCGCGCATGGGCGGCCGCGATGCTGGCGCTCGCGGCGGCGGGCATCGCCGCGTCGGCGCTCGGCGCGTCGCTGCCGGTCGTGCTGGTTGCATTCTGCGTGGCCGCGACCGGGTTCGTCGCGGTGCAGCCGCTGTTCTGGACCTTGCCGACCGGCTATCTGGGCGGCGCGGCCGCGGCGGGCGGGATCGCGTTCATCAATTCGGTCGGCAATCTCGGCGGCTTCGTCGCGCCGAACCTGAAGAGCGTCGCGGAGCGCGTCGCCGGGCATCCGCAGGCCGGCATGCTGACGCTCGCGCTGTTCGGCTTCGTCGGCGCGGCGCTGTTGATGAGGGCGCGAGGGGCAGGCACGCGCGGGGATGCGTCGCGCGGCGACGGCGTCGCGTGGCGCGGGGAGCCGGGGCGGTCGTGA
- a CDS encoding 2-dehydropantoate 2-reductase, protein MARICVVGAGVVGCYLGGRLAAAGQPVTLIGRARIGDAIRSHGLTLSDHRGYRAQLAPTDVAFDTDMAAAADASLVLVTVKSAATPALAAQLAGVLRPGARVISFQNGVRNVDTLRAALPQATVFAGMVPFNVIERGPGAFHQGSASRLAVDASPALQPFAEAFARAGLPLALRRDMPAVQWAKLLFNLNNAVNALANLPLRDELAQRAYRRCVALAQREALLWLARAGIRPARVTPLPAAWIPVLLDAPDPLFRVLAARMLAIDPLARSSMSDDLARGRPTEVDWINGEVVRLAEGFGASAPVNARLCALVHAAEAAAQRPAWRGDALWAALAA, encoded by the coding sequence ATGGCGCGCATCTGCGTGGTCGGCGCGGGCGTGGTCGGCTGCTATCTCGGCGGCCGGCTCGCGGCGGCGGGGCAGCCCGTCACGCTGATCGGCCGCGCGCGGATCGGCGACGCGATCCGGAGCCACGGGCTGACGCTGTCGGATCATCGCGGGTATCGCGCGCAGCTTGCGCCGACGGACGTCGCGTTCGACACCGACATGGCTGCCGCGGCCGACGCGTCGCTCGTGCTCGTCACGGTGAAGTCGGCGGCGACGCCGGCGCTCGCCGCACAGCTCGCCGGCGTGCTGCGGCCGGGCGCGCGCGTGATCAGCTTCCAGAACGGCGTGCGCAACGTCGACACGTTGCGCGCGGCGTTGCCGCAGGCCACGGTGTTCGCCGGCATGGTGCCGTTCAACGTGATCGAGCGCGGGCCGGGCGCGTTTCACCAGGGCTCGGCGAGCCGGCTCGCGGTCGACGCGTCGCCTGCGCTGCAGCCGTTCGCCGAAGCGTTCGCGCGCGCCGGGCTGCCGCTTGCGCTGCGGCGCGACATGCCCGCCGTGCAGTGGGCGAAGTTGCTGTTCAACCTGAACAACGCGGTCAACGCGCTCGCGAACCTGCCGCTGCGCGACGAACTCGCGCAACGCGCGTATCGCCGCTGCGTCGCGCTCGCGCAGCGCGAGGCGCTGCTCTGGCTCGCCCGGGCCGGGATCCGGCCGGCGCGCGTCACGCCGTTGCCGGCGGCATGGATTCCGGTGCTGCTCGACGCGCCCGATCCGCTGTTCCGCGTGCTCGCTGCGCGGATGCTCGCGATCGATCCGCTCGCGCGCTCGTCGATGTCCGACGACCTCGCCAGGGGGCGGCCGACCGAAGTCGACTGGATCAACGGCGAGGTGGTGCGGCTGGCCGAAGGCTTCGGTGCGTCAGCGCCCGTGAATGCGCGGCTGTGCGCGCTCGTGCACGCCGCGGAGGCCGCCGCGCAACGGCCCGCGTGGCGCGGCGACGCGCTGTGGGCCGCGCTGGCGGCGTGA
- a CDS encoding EAL domain-containing protein, with amino-acid sequence MSMIDIDPPGFQPPRPVAGDDGNRRTVLYGGYTVFSVFQPVFSVSHRRAIGYHASLRAHDEESRQVASHEVFTQAARRGDLLELGRLAESLHLGNFHAFDSHDEWLFLSLHPAALMDTVYGDALLANLKALGLPPHRVVLEVPEQAGGETPRYAAIVDGLRKAGFLIALGGFGAKHSNIDRVWHLHPDIVTLDRGILAQASEHSHLERVLPGLVSLLHESGQLVLMGGLATERDALIALECDVDFVQGQYFAGPSVEPVQPQAAAGCMDTLSAALRLRVAERERMQATRLAPYVAALEEAGTKLGAGSTLIDAAATVLGLPETARCFLLDASGRQIGDNVLARGSVSQRAKRFRPLLHSEGASWERRPYFIHAMRMPGRVHLTPPYLSINEAHLCVTASIAAPVAGGMQVLCVDINWEAAAHRD; translated from the coding sequence ATGAGCATGATCGACATCGATCCCCCCGGCTTTCAGCCGCCCCGCCCCGTTGCAGGCGACGACGGCAACCGGCGTACCGTGCTGTACGGCGGCTACACCGTCTTCAGCGTGTTCCAGCCGGTGTTTTCCGTGTCGCACCGGCGCGCGATCGGCTATCACGCGTCGCTGCGCGCGCACGACGAGGAAAGCCGCCAGGTCGCGTCGCACGAGGTCTTCACGCAGGCCGCGCGGCGCGGCGACCTGCTCGAGCTCGGCCGGCTCGCCGAATCGCTGCACCTCGGCAACTTCCACGCGTTCGACAGCCACGACGAATGGCTCTTCCTGAGCCTGCATCCCGCGGCGCTGATGGACACCGTCTACGGCGACGCGCTGCTCGCGAACCTGAAGGCGCTCGGCCTGCCGCCGCACCGCGTGGTGCTGGAAGTGCCCGAGCAGGCGGGCGGCGAGACGCCGCGCTATGCGGCGATCGTCGACGGCCTGCGCAAGGCCGGCTTCCTGATCGCGCTCGGCGGCTTCGGCGCGAAGCATTCGAACATCGACCGCGTCTGGCACCTGCACCCCGACATCGTCACGCTCGACCGCGGCATCCTCGCGCAGGCGAGCGAGCATTCGCATCTCGAACGGGTGCTGCCGGGGCTCGTGTCGCTGCTGCACGAATCCGGCCAGCTCGTGCTGATGGGCGGCCTCGCGACCGAGCGCGACGCGCTGATCGCGCTCGAATGCGACGTCGATTTCGTGCAGGGCCAGTATTTCGCGGGCCCGAGCGTCGAGCCGGTGCAGCCGCAGGCCGCGGCGGGCTGCATGGATACGCTGTCGGCCGCGCTGCGCCTGCGCGTCGCGGAACGCGAGCGCATGCAGGCGACGCGGCTCGCGCCGTACGTCGCCGCGCTCGAGGAGGCCGGTACGAAGCTCGGCGCGGGCAGCACGCTCATCGACGCGGCCGCCACGGTGCTCGGCCTGCCCGAGACCGCGCGCTGCTTCCTGCTCGACGCGTCCGGGCGGCAGATCGGCGACAACGTGCTCGCGCGCGGCAGCGTGTCGCAACGCGCGAAGCGCTTCCGCCCGCTGCTGCACTCCGAAGGCGCGAGCTGGGAGCGCCGTCCGTACTTCATCCACGCGATGCGCATGCCGGGCCGCGTGCACCTGACGCCGCCCTATCTGTCGATCAACGAGGCGCACCTGTGCGTAACCGCGTCGATCGCCGCACCCGTCGCCGGCGGGATGCAGGTGCTCTGCGTCGACATCAACTGGGAAGCGGCCGCGCACCGCGACTGA
- a CDS encoding class I SAM-dependent methyltransferase: MVDRPTLDAYDTYAADYAQLWLDEGPPDDMYALLEQHFAPGPTADVGCGAGRDTAWLASRGFDVRGYDASAALLDEARRRHPGLRFEQAALPALPGVPSGAFRNVLCETVVMHLDHVEAAAAAARLVELLAPGGTLYMSWRVAGSGSLRDEHGRLYTALDGARMRAALGGGVQVIDEHEVVSPSSGKRVHRLIVRRADGAA, encoded by the coding sequence ATGGTGGATCGCCCGACACTCGACGCGTACGACACCTACGCCGCCGACTATGCGCAGCTCTGGCTCGACGAGGGGCCGCCCGACGACATGTATGCGCTCCTCGAACAGCATTTCGCGCCGGGACCGACGGCGGACGTCGGCTGCGGCGCGGGACGCGATACGGCCTGGCTTGCGTCCCGCGGCTTCGACGTGCGCGGCTACGACGCGAGCGCGGCGCTGCTCGACGAGGCGCGCCGCCGCCATCCCGGCCTGCGCTTCGAGCAGGCGGCGCTGCCGGCGCTTCCCGGCGTGCCGTCCGGCGCGTTCCGCAACGTGCTGTGCGAGACCGTGGTGATGCACCTGGACCATGTCGAGGCGGCGGCCGCCGCCGCGCGGCTCGTCGAGCTGCTCGCGCCGGGCGGCACGCTGTACATGAGCTGGCGGGTCGCCGGCAGCGGGTCGCTGCGCGACGAGCACGGGCGCCTGTACACGGCGCTCGACGGCGCCCGGATGCGCGCGGCGCTCGGCGGCGGCGTGCAGGTGATCGACGAGCATGAGGTCGTCAGCCCGTCGTCGGGCAAGCGCGTGCACCGGCTGATCGTCCGCAGGGCGGACGGAGCGGCCTGA
- the mdtD gene encoding multidrug transporter subunit MdtD, with product MFQRPPVAAPGEKNLTVMLWLVATGFFMQTLDATIVNTALPSMAASLGESPLRMQSVVIAYSLTMAVMIPVSGWLADTFGTRRVFLSAILVFSLGSLLCANAHTLPQLVAFRVVQGIGGAMLLPVGRLAVLRTFPAERYLPALSFVAIPGLIGPLIGPTLGGWLVKVASWHWIFLINVPVGVAGCIATYYSMPDARNPAVGRFDLKGYLLLTIGMVAISLSLDGLADLGMQHAAVLVLLILSLACFVAYGLYAVRAPQPIFSLELFRIHTFSVGLLGNLFARIGSGAMPYLIPLLLQVSLGYTAFEAGLMMLPVAAAGMSSKRLITHLIMKHGYRNVLLANTIMVGVMMASFALMHDAMPVWLKVAQLALFGGFNSMQFTAMNTLTLKDLGTGGASSGNSLFSLVQMLSMSLGVTVAGALLATFTGMLRTVTPSNTLPAFHATFICVGVITAGSAWIFAQLAPEIRGAARKTDPSERA from the coding sequence ATGTTTCAACGCCCGCCCGTCGCCGCCCCCGGCGAAAAGAACCTCACCGTGATGCTCTGGCTCGTCGCGACGGGCTTCTTCATGCAGACGCTCGACGCGACGATCGTCAACACCGCGCTGCCGTCGATGGCGGCGAGCCTCGGCGAATCGCCGCTGCGGATGCAGTCGGTCGTGATCGCGTATTCGCTGACGATGGCGGTGATGATCCCGGTATCCGGCTGGCTCGCCGATACGTTCGGCACGCGGCGGGTGTTCCTCAGCGCGATCCTGGTCTTTTCGCTGGGCTCGCTGCTGTGCGCGAACGCGCACACGCTGCCGCAGCTCGTCGCGTTCCGCGTCGTGCAGGGGATCGGCGGCGCGATGCTGCTGCCGGTCGGACGGCTCGCGGTGCTGCGCACGTTCCCGGCCGAGCGCTACCTGCCGGCGCTGTCGTTCGTCGCGATTCCGGGCCTGATCGGCCCGCTGATCGGCCCGACGCTCGGCGGCTGGCTCGTGAAGGTCGCGTCGTGGCACTGGATCTTCCTGATCAACGTGCCGGTGGGCGTCGCGGGCTGCATCGCGACCTACTATTCGATGCCCGACGCACGCAACCCGGCCGTCGGCCGCTTCGACCTGAAGGGCTATCTGCTGCTGACGATCGGCATGGTCGCGATCTCGCTGTCGCTCGACGGGCTCGCCGACCTCGGCATGCAGCATGCGGCCGTGCTCGTGCTGCTGATCCTGAGCCTCGCGTGCTTCGTCGCCTACGGGCTGTACGCGGTGCGCGCGCCGCAGCCGATCTTCTCGCTCGAGCTGTTCCGGATCCACACGTTCAGCGTCGGCCTGCTCGGCAACCTGTTCGCGCGGATCGGCAGCGGCGCGATGCCCTACCTGATCCCGTTGCTGCTGCAGGTGAGCCTCGGCTACACCGCGTTCGAGGCGGGCCTGATGATGCTGCCGGTCGCGGCGGCCGGGATGTCCTCGAAGCGCCTCATCACGCACCTGATCATGAAGCACGGCTACCGCAACGTGCTGCTCGCGAACACGATCATGGTCGGCGTGATGATGGCGAGCTTCGCGCTGATGCACGATGCGATGCCCGTGTGGCTCAAGGTCGCGCAGCTCGCGCTGTTCGGCGGCTTCAACTCGATGCAGTTCACCGCGATGAACACGCTGACGCTGAAGGATCTCGGCACCGGCGGCGCGAGCAGCGGCAACAGCCTGTTCTCACTCGTGCAGATGCTGTCGATGAGCCTCGGCGTGACGGTCGCGGGCGCGCTGCTCGCGACCTTCACCGGGATGCTGCGCACCGTGACGCCAAGCAACACGCTGCCCGCGTTCCACGCGACCTTCATCTGCGTCGGCGTGATCACCGCGGGGTCCGCGTGGATCTTCGCGCAACTCGCGCCGGAAATCCGCGGCGCGGCACGCAAGACCGATCCGTCCGAGCGCGCATGA
- a CDS encoding MFS transporter — MFQRPRVSRSVLALMCAMSFIMYLDRVNLSASAGVIRDDLHLSNTGVGLVFAAFAYTYAICQVLGGWASDRYGAKRTLIACATIWIVATVATGLAGGLVSLFCARMLLGVGEGAALPAQARALTNWFPAGRRGFVQGLTHSFSRLGNAVTPPFVAFVVAIASWRASFVAAGALTAVWVIVYAWYFADDPRRHRHLSADEAADLPPARSAADSPAHTRTPWRRLLARIAPTMVVYFCYGWTGWLFFTWLPTFFMHGRGLDLKQSALFSAGVFLSGVVGNTVGGVLSDRVLKRTGNVVAARRNVIIVAFAGALVFLAPVMFAQSLTVTAASMSLSFFFLEMTIGPIWAVPMDITPRHVGVASGLVNAGSAIAGIFTPIVFGFVVDRTGSWTLPFAGSIALLVLGIAMTFFMRPDLPLRDDAHAHAGDAAFELAGPSGR, encoded by the coding sequence ATGTTTCAACGCCCCCGCGTTAGTCGGTCGGTCCTCGCGCTGATGTGCGCGATGTCGTTCATCATGTACCTCGATCGCGTGAACCTGTCGGCGTCCGCCGGCGTGATCCGCGACGACCTGCATCTGTCCAATACCGGCGTCGGCCTCGTGTTCGCGGCATTCGCGTACACGTACGCGATCTGCCAGGTGCTCGGCGGCTGGGCGAGCGACCGCTACGGCGCGAAGCGCACGCTGATCGCGTGCGCGACGATCTGGATCGTCGCGACCGTCGCCACCGGGCTCGCCGGCGGCCTCGTGTCGCTGTTCTGCGCGCGCATGCTGCTCGGCGTCGGCGAGGGTGCGGCGCTGCCCGCACAGGCCCGCGCGCTGACCAACTGGTTCCCCGCCGGCCGGCGCGGCTTCGTGCAAGGGCTCACGCATTCATTCTCGCGGCTCGGCAACGCAGTGACGCCGCCGTTCGTCGCGTTCGTCGTCGCGATCGCATCGTGGCGCGCGTCGTTCGTCGCGGCGGGGGCGCTCACCGCCGTGTGGGTGATCGTCTACGCGTGGTACTTCGCCGACGATCCGCGCCGGCACCGCCACCTGTCCGCCGACGAAGCGGCCGACCTGCCGCCGGCCCGCTCCGCAGCCGACTCGCCGGCGCACACCCGCACGCCGTGGCGGCGGCTGCTCGCCCGCATCGCGCCGACGATGGTCGTGTACTTCTGCTACGGCTGGACCGGCTGGCTGTTCTTCACGTGGCTGCCGACCTTCTTCATGCACGGGCGCGGCCTCGACCTGAAGCAGTCCGCCCTGTTCTCGGCCGGCGTGTTCCTGTCGGGCGTCGTCGGCAACACGGTGGGCGGCGTGCTCAGCGATCGCGTGCTGAAGCGCACCGGCAACGTCGTCGCCGCGCGCCGCAACGTGATCATCGTCGCGTTCGCCGGCGCGCTCGTGTTCCTCGCGCCGGTGATGTTCGCGCAGTCGCTGACCGTGACGGCCGCGTCGATGAGCCTGTCGTTCTTCTTCCTCGAGATGACGATCGGGCCGATCTGGGCGGTACCGATGGACATCACGCCGCGGCACGTCGGCGTCGCGAGCGGCCTCGTGAACGCCGGCTCGGCGATCGCGGGCATCTTCACGCCGATCGTGTTCGGCTTCGTCGTCGACCGCACCGGCAGCTGGACGCTGCCGTTCGCCGGCTCGATCGCGCTGCTCGTGCTCGGCATCGCGATGACCTTCTTCATGCGGCCCGACCTGCCGCTGCGCGACGACGCGCATGCGCACGCGGGCGACGCGGCTTTCGAACTGGCCGGACCGTCCGGACGCTGA